Proteins encoded by one window of Actinocorallia herbida:
- the lspA gene encoding signal peptidase II: protein MFGCVALLAVLIDQVAKIVVVATLEGQRPIELPLGISTLRVVRNAGAAFSIGTGMTWIFTIIALGVAVAIIRYAKDLRSTPWAITLGLLLGGAVGNLIDRLVRAPGVFHGHVVDWIEWPAWPFFDGWPVFNLADSCILFGGAFAVLLAGLGYQPDGSRETKASREEAAEEAPDESVEDAPAPADRTPADAAPEVKE, encoded by the coding sequence CTGTTCGGGTGCGTGGCACTGCTGGCCGTGCTGATCGACCAGGTCGCCAAGATCGTGGTCGTGGCGACGCTGGAGGGCCAGCGCCCGATCGAGCTGCCGCTCGGCATCAGCACGCTGCGCGTGGTGCGCAACGCGGGCGCGGCCTTCTCCATCGGCACCGGGATGACCTGGATCTTCACGATCATCGCGCTCGGCGTGGCCGTGGCGATCATCCGCTACGCCAAGGATCTGCGCAGCACCCCGTGGGCGATCACGCTCGGCCTGCTGCTGGGCGGCGCGGTCGGCAACCTGATCGACCGGCTGGTCCGGGCGCCGGGCGTCTTCCACGGCCATGTCGTCGACTGGATCGAGTGGCCGGCCTGGCCGTTCTTCGACGGGTGGCCGGTGTTCAACCTCGCCGACTCCTGCATCCTCTTCGGCGGCGCCTTCGCCGTCCTCCTCGCCGGGCTCGGCTACCAGCCGGACGGCTCCCGCGAGACCAAGGCGTCACGCGAGGAGGCCGCCGAGGAGGCCCCTGACGAATCCGTCGAGGACGCCCCGGCACCCGCCGACAGGACCCCGGCCGACGCCGCGCCGGAGGTGAAGGAATGA
- a CDS encoding RluA family pseudouridine synthase codes for MSDQRSLYVPEGLEGERVDTALARLFGLSRGRAAEVIAAGDVQIDGREVAKSDRVTAGAWLEVLLPPPPSAPVPIAEPVPGMAIVYEDDDIIVVNKPIGVAAHPTTGWTGPTVIGGLLGTGHTVATSGAAERQGIVHRLDANTTGCMVVAKSERAYSRLKRAFHDREVTKRYHALVQGHPDPFRGTVDAPIDRHPSGNGRFAVVAGGRPSVTHYDTIEAFRAASLLDITLETGRTHQIRVHMSALRHPCVGDLLYGADPTLAARLGVQRQWLHAVKLGFMHPATDEYVEFTSAYPDDLQKALDVVAAES; via the coding sequence ATGAGCGATCAGCGCTCCCTCTACGTGCCCGAGGGCCTTGAGGGCGAACGGGTCGACACCGCGCTGGCCAGGCTGTTCGGCCTCTCGCGCGGCCGCGCCGCCGAGGTGATCGCGGCCGGCGACGTGCAGATCGACGGCCGCGAGGTCGCCAAGTCCGACCGGGTGACCGCCGGGGCCTGGCTGGAGGTGCTGCTCCCGCCGCCGCCGAGCGCCCCCGTGCCGATCGCCGAGCCCGTGCCGGGCATGGCGATCGTGTACGAGGACGACGACATCATCGTGGTCAACAAGCCCATCGGGGTCGCGGCCCACCCCACCACCGGCTGGACCGGCCCGACCGTGATCGGCGGCCTGCTGGGCACGGGCCACACCGTCGCCACGAGCGGCGCGGCCGAGCGCCAGGGGATCGTGCACCGGCTGGACGCCAACACCACCGGCTGCATGGTGGTGGCCAAGAGCGAGCGGGCCTACTCGCGCCTCAAGCGCGCCTTCCACGACCGCGAGGTGACCAAGCGCTACCACGCCCTCGTCCAGGGCCACCCGGACCCGTTCCGGGGCACCGTGGACGCGCCGATCGACCGGCACCCGTCCGGCAACGGGCGGTTCGCGGTGGTCGCGGGCGGCAGGCCCTCGGTCACCCACTACGACACGATCGAGGCGTTCCGGGCGGCGTCCCTGCTGGACATCACCCTGGAGACCGGCCGCACCCACCAGATCCGGGTGCACATGTCGGCGCTGCGCCACCCGTGCGTCGGCGACCTGCTCTACGGGGCGGACCCGACCCTCGCCGCGCGCCTGGGCGTCCAGCGCCAGTGGCTGCACGCGGTCAAGCTGGGCTTCATGCACCCGGCGACCGACGAGTACGTCGAGTTCACCAGCGCCTACCCCGACGACCTCCAGAAGGCGCTGGACGTCGTCGCGGCGGAGTCCTGA
- the ileS gene encoding isoleucine--tRNA ligase: protein MSFRPLPAQVDLPALERDLLSRWQDEKIFQRSLDRNADGPRWVFYEGPPTANGMPGVHHVEARVFKDVFPRFKTMQGFNVPRKAGWDCHGLPVEVAVEKELGLSGKPQIEAYGIAEFNERCRASVMRHTDAFEEMTERMGYWTDLANAYRTMDPAYVESVWWSLKVIWDKGLLFQDHRITPYCPRCGTGLSDHELGQPGGYETVSSPSVYVRMPVTSGRFEGADLLIWTTTPWTLVSNTAVAVHPDVTYVVAVKDGEKPVIVAEPLLESALGEGWTARESFSGTELERTPYSRPFELVEIPGAHFVLLADYVTVEDGTGLVHQAPAFGADDLQTCKRYGLPVVNPIGPDGRFAEDVPMVGGVLFKEADERLTEDLRERGLLFRGSHFEHSYPHCWRCHSALLYYALPAWYIRTTAVKDALLRENAGTNWFPETIKEGRYGEWLRNNVDWSLSRSRYWGTPLPLWICPDEHVTCVGSLKELSELAGEDHSELDPHRPFVDDVTFGCPVCAQTAKRVPDVIDAWYDSGSMPFAQHGAPYTDLPEFEANYPAQFICEATDQTRGWFYSLMAVGTLVFDKSSYENVLCLGLILAEDGRKMSKHLGNVLQPLPLMEQHGADALRWFMACSGSPWAARRVGHAALEEIVRKVLLTYWNTASFFVLYANAAAAQDGAWTPARLAEAPAPADRPLLDRWALAELHRTTAEVTAALEVFDTQAAGRRLTEFVDDLSNWYVRRSRRRFWEGPTTPENHSAFATLYECLETLTRLMAPLVPFLTDHVWDVLKPEGAPESVHLADWPTADPALVDTALTAQMALVRRLVDLGRAARTSSAVRIRQPLGRALVGAPGWAGLPEALRAQIAEELNVGAFEDLSSIGGDLVEYEVKPNFRELGKRYGKQTPLVAKAVTAADPVELVADVRAGAHTFEVPQVGTVELGAGDVIVTERPRSGWAVESAGGETLALDLEITPALRLAGLAREAVRMIQDARKQSGLEVTDRIRLVWTATDGDMAAALRAHGAEVAGEVLADALTEGAAEPTHTDADLGLAFALSRV, encoded by the coding sequence GTGTCCTTCCGGCCCCTGCCCGCCCAGGTGGATCTGCCCGCCCTCGAACGCGACCTGCTGAGCCGCTGGCAGGACGAGAAGATCTTCCAGCGCTCCCTCGACCGCAACGCCGACGGCCCCCGCTGGGTCTTCTACGAGGGCCCGCCCACCGCCAACGGCATGCCCGGCGTGCACCACGTCGAGGCCCGCGTCTTCAAGGACGTCTTCCCGCGCTTCAAGACCATGCAGGGCTTCAACGTGCCCCGCAAGGCCGGCTGGGACTGCCACGGCCTGCCCGTCGAGGTGGCCGTCGAGAAGGAGCTGGGCCTGTCCGGCAAGCCCCAGATCGAGGCCTACGGCATCGCCGAGTTCAACGAGCGCTGCCGCGCCTCGGTCATGCGGCACACCGACGCGTTCGAAGAGATGACCGAGCGCATGGGCTACTGGACGGACCTGGCGAACGCCTACCGGACCATGGACCCTGCCTACGTCGAGTCGGTCTGGTGGTCGCTCAAGGTCATCTGGGACAAGGGCCTGCTCTTCCAGGACCACCGGATCACCCCGTACTGCCCGCGCTGCGGCACCGGCCTGTCCGACCACGAGCTGGGCCAGCCCGGCGGCTACGAGACGGTCTCCTCCCCCTCGGTCTACGTGCGGATGCCCGTCACGTCCGGCCGCTTCGAGGGCGCCGACCTGCTCATCTGGACCACCACGCCCTGGACCCTGGTGTCCAACACCGCGGTCGCCGTGCACCCGGACGTCACCTACGTGGTGGCGGTCAAGGACGGCGAGAAGCCGGTGATCGTCGCCGAGCCCCTGCTGGAGAGCGCGCTCGGCGAGGGCTGGACCGCCCGCGAGTCCTTCTCCGGCACCGAGCTGGAGCGCACCCCGTACTCCCGGCCGTTCGAGCTGGTCGAGATCCCGGGCGCCCACTTCGTCCTGCTGGCCGACTACGTCACCGTCGAGGACGGCACCGGCCTCGTCCACCAGGCCCCGGCCTTCGGCGCCGACGACCTCCAGACCTGCAAGCGCTACGGCCTGCCCGTGGTCAACCCGATCGGCCCCGACGGACGCTTCGCCGAGGACGTCCCGATGGTCGGCGGCGTCCTGTTCAAGGAGGCCGACGAGCGCCTCACCGAGGACCTGCGCGAGCGCGGCCTGCTGTTCCGCGGCAGCCACTTCGAGCACAGCTACCCGCACTGCTGGCGCTGCCACTCCGCGCTGCTGTACTACGCGCTGCCCGCCTGGTACATCCGCACCACCGCGGTCAAGGACGCGCTGCTCCGCGAGAACGCCGGGACGAACTGGTTCCCCGAGACGATCAAGGAGGGCCGGTACGGCGAGTGGCTGCGCAACAACGTCGACTGGTCCCTGTCGCGCTCGCGGTACTGGGGCACGCCCCTGCCGCTGTGGATCTGCCCGGACGAGCACGTCACCTGCGTCGGCTCGCTGAAGGAGCTGTCGGAGCTGGCCGGCGAGGACCACTCCGAGCTCGACCCGCACCGCCCGTTCGTCGACGACGTCACCTTCGGCTGCCCGGTCTGCGCGCAGACCGCCAAGCGCGTCCCCGACGTCATCGACGCCTGGTACGACTCGGGCTCCATGCCGTTCGCCCAGCACGGCGCGCCGTACACCGACCTGCCCGAGTTCGAGGCCAACTACCCGGCCCAGTTCATCTGCGAGGCCACCGACCAGACCCGCGGCTGGTTCTACTCGCTGATGGCCGTCGGCACCCTGGTGTTCGACAAGTCCTCGTACGAGAACGTCCTGTGCCTCGGCCTGATCCTCGCCGAGGACGGCCGGAAGATGTCCAAGCACCTCGGCAACGTCCTCCAGCCGCTCCCCCTCATGGAGCAGCACGGCGCCGACGCGCTGCGCTGGTTCATGGCCTGCTCCGGCTCCCCGTGGGCGGCCCGGCGCGTCGGCCACGCCGCCCTTGAGGAGATCGTCCGGAAGGTCCTGCTGACCTACTGGAACACCGCGTCGTTCTTCGTCCTGTACGCCAACGCCGCGGCGGCCCAGGACGGCGCCTGGACCCCGGCGCGACTCGCCGAGGCGCCCGCCCCGGCCGACCGGCCGCTGCTGGACCGCTGGGCGCTCGCCGAACTCCACCGCACGACGGCTGAGGTCACCGCCGCCCTTGAGGTGTTCGACACCCAGGCCGCGGGCCGGCGCCTGACCGAGTTCGTCGACGACCTGTCCAACTGGTACGTCCGGCGCTCCCGCCGCCGCTTCTGGGAGGGCCCGACCACCCCGGAGAACCACTCGGCCTTCGCGACCCTGTACGAGTGCCTGGAGACCCTCACCCGGCTCATGGCCCCGCTCGTCCCGTTCCTCACCGACCACGTCTGGGACGTGCTCAAGCCCGAGGGCGCGCCGGAGTCCGTCCACCTGGCGGACTGGCCGACGGCCGACCCCGCGCTCGTCGACACCGCGCTCACCGCCCAGATGGCGCTCGTCCGCCGGCTGGTCGACCTCGGGCGGGCGGCGCGCACGTCCTCCGCGGTCCGCATCCGCCAGCCGCTCGGCCGCGCCCTCGTCGGCGCGCCGGGCTGGGCGGGGCTGCCCGAGGCGCTGCGCGCGCAGATCGCCGAGGAGCTGAACGTCGGCGCGTTCGAGGACCTGTCGTCGATCGGCGGCGACCTCGTCGAGTACGAGGTGAAGCCGAACTTCCGCGAGCTGGGCAAGCGGTACGGCAAGCAGACCCCGCTGGTCGCCAAGGCGGTCACCGCGGCCGACCCGGTCGAGCTCGTCGCGGACGTGCGCGCGGGCGCCCACACCTTCGAGGTGCCCCAGGTCGGCACGGTCGAGCTGGGCGCCGGCGACGTCATCGTCACCGAGCGGCCCCGCTCCGGCTGGGCCGTGGAGTCCGCGGGCGGCGAGACCCTCGCCCTCGACCTGGAGATCACCCCCGCGCTGCGCCTGGCGGGCCTCGCCCGCGAGGCCGTCCGGATGATCCAGGACGCCCGCAAGCAGTCCGGCCTCGAGGTCACCGA
- a CDS encoding GNAT family N-acetyltransferase, protein MVMAPEPEIVLVEGAEGLGDAFEVRFEVFVGEQGVPEEIEVDDLDDVADHFVARSGDVPLGTVRLLTRVREGVGVLGRLAVREPARGTGLGAALVRAVEDHARARGLSAIELHAQTHAAGFYARLGYTAFCPVHGRPGEAGFSKCPCTGPGEYGPEEMEAGIPHVWMRREL, encoded by the coding sequence ATGGTGATGGCGCCGGAGCCGGAGATCGTCCTCGTGGAGGGCGCGGAGGGCCTCGGAGACGCCTTCGAGGTCCGCTTCGAGGTCTTCGTCGGCGAGCAGGGCGTGCCCGAGGAGATCGAGGTCGATGACCTCGACGACGTCGCCGACCACTTCGTCGCACGCTCCGGCGACGTCCCGCTCGGCACGGTCCGGCTGCTCACGCGGGTGCGCGAGGGCGTCGGCGTGCTCGGCCGCCTCGCGGTGCGCGAGCCGGCCCGGGGCACGGGCCTGGGCGCGGCGCTGGTGCGGGCGGTGGAGGACCACGCGCGCGCACGCGGCCTGAGCGCGATCGAACTGCACGCTCAGACCCACGCCGCGGGGTTCTACGCCCGCCTCGGCTACACCGCGTTCTGCCCGGTGCACGGGCGCCCCGGCGAAGCCGGGTTCTCAAAGTGCCCGTGCACCGGGCCAGGGGAGTACGGTCCGGAGGAGATGGAGGCGGGCATCCCGCACGTCTGGATGAGGCGCGAGCTGTAG
- a CDS encoding DUF1269 domain-containing protein — protein MADQPQQKLLVIGFDDPLKASEFMLTAARMQKHEQLQVHDAVFIEREPDGKSIVRETRDVTPGRGALGAGMWGLLLGTLLGGPVGGLVAGAASAGGGALLGKLIDTGIKDEKIAELREAVPPGSTALALLISHLSVADLQRELARFPGASLVESDLYDAAIHAVRVSLGEIEG, from the coding sequence ATGGCAGACCAACCGCAGCAGAAACTCCTCGTGATCGGGTTCGACGACCCGCTCAAGGCGAGCGAGTTCATGCTCACCGCGGCCCGGATGCAGAAGCACGAGCAGCTCCAGGTGCACGACGCGGTCTTCATCGAGCGGGAACCCGACGGCAAGTCGATCGTCCGCGAGACCCGCGACGTCACCCCGGGGCGGGGCGCCCTGGGCGCGGGGATGTGGGGCCTGCTGCTGGGCACCCTGCTCGGCGGGCCGGTCGGCGGGCTCGTCGCGGGCGCGGCGAGCGCGGGCGGCGGCGCGCTGCTCGGCAAACTGATCGACACCGGGATCAAGGACGAGAAGATCGCCGAGCTGCGCGAGGCGGTCCCGCCGGGCAGCACCGCGCTCGCACTGCTGATCAGCCACCTGTCGGTCGCCGACCTCCAGCGCGAGCTGGCCCGCTTCCCCGGCGCGTCCCTGGTGGAGTCCGACCTCTACGACGCGGCGATCCACGCTGTGCGCGTCAGCCTGGGCGAGATCGAGGGCTGA
- a CDS encoding TraR/DksA family transcriptional regulator — protein MREGEEHWTVKELAEVRTRLSAEIEEFTAEIRAAQNQAAEHGDSGEGAGDDQADAGAKTYEREHELALTNNCRDLLEQNERAIARIDAGTYGVCDNCGQAIGKARLQAFPRATLCVTCKQREERR, from the coding sequence GTGCGCGAGGGCGAGGAACACTGGACGGTCAAGGAGCTCGCCGAGGTCAGGACCAGGCTGAGCGCGGAGATCGAGGAGTTCACCGCGGAGATCAGGGCCGCGCAGAACCAGGCCGCCGAACACGGCGACTCCGGCGAGGGCGCGGGCGACGACCAGGCCGACGCGGGCGCCAAGACCTACGAGCGGGAGCACGAGCTCGCGCTGACCAACAACTGCCGCGATCTGCTGGAGCAGAACGAGCGCGCGATCGCGCGCATCGACGCGGGCACCTATGGTGTATGTGACAACTGCGGGCAGGCGATCGGCAAAGCGCGCCTCCAGGCCTTCCCGCGGGCGACTCTGTGTGTGACATGCAAACAACGCGAGGAGCGTCGCTGA